A window from Bacillota bacterium encodes these proteins:
- a CDS encoding AzlD domain-containing protein, protein MRTPLLLLFLGMAVVTYIPRMAPLVLLSRLPMPAWFVRWLACVPVAVMAALLVPTLLVKQVEGASVLWLSWDNHGLLAAAPTVAVALRTRNIFATVLCGLAAIFALNCLL, encoded by the coding sequence ATGAGGACGCCGCTGCTGCTGCTATTCCTCGGTATGGCCGTGGTAACGTATATACCGCGCATGGCGCCGCTGGTACTGTTGAGCCGGCTGCCCATGCCCGCCTGGTTCGTGCGCTGGCTGGCATGCGTGCCCGTGGCGGTGATGGCCGCCTTGCTGGTCCCCACTCTCCTGGTCAAACAGGTCGAAGGCGCTTCCGTCCTCTGGTTGTCCTGGGATAACCATGGGCTGCTCGCCGCGGCTCCCACTGTCGCCGTAGCCCTGAGAACGAGGAACATCTTCGCCACCGTTCTGTGCGGGCTGGCCGCCATATTCGCCCTCAACTGCCTGTTGTAG
- a CDS encoding thiamine pyrophosphate-binding protein, which yields MAEYRGCDIIAEYLIKEKIPYILGYAGHGAIGLLDGIYERTDKIKVVWPRIEQAAGFMADVYFRLTGVPLPVYASTGPGPANLTIAVANAFYDSSAFLVITGCPATDQFDTGALQEIYRYFPADFPSIFKPIVKHSWQVHKVDQLAKYLPKAYKLMRTGRPGPCHLDVPYDIYVCKAEVTIPEPEEWSTPVDGRTPGSPEAVRKALGILLEARRPLILAGGGVMAARATGELRQVAEHLNIPVYASLMGKGVLPEDHPLYLGVTGCWGYYPAVEATRNADVILALGCRFSDLHTASWLPGYAYNIPPTRLIQVDIDVAEIGRNYPVELGIVADVRAFLQQLLEVVRQRTEPRGDYPWLDEIRAFKGEWDAFMRPALESSAYPIDPRRVLGDMRRIAPEDTILVVDVGNNQAWCEQYWQTPRPYTHISPGGFAAMGFGVCGVLGAKLARPDSPCVCVCSDGGFIMTPHAVATAVEYDLPAVWVVLNNYSIGCIRDLQRFYLDGREIGTSFRKVSTGELWNPDFARMAEAMGGQGIRVEKASDFGPAFEHALKSNRPTVLDVIIDRDLPVPLIATWQMPPIPAAEPTFGKRKIR from the coding sequence ATGGCGGAGTACCGGGGTTGCGACATCATAGCCGAGTACCTGATCAAAGAAAAGATCCCCTACATCCTCGGGTATGCGGGTCACGGAGCCATAGGGTTGCTGGACGGCATTTACGAGCGCACGGACAAGATCAAGGTCGTCTGGCCGCGCATAGAGCAGGCGGCGGGATTCATGGCCGACGTGTACTTTCGGCTCACGGGGGTTCCGCTCCCCGTGTACGCCTCCACCGGTCCCGGGCCTGCTAACCTCACCATAGCGGTGGCCAACGCCTTCTACGACTCATCTGCGTTCCTGGTCATAACGGGGTGCCCGGCCACCGACCAGTTTGACACGGGCGCCCTGCAGGAAATCTACCGTTACTTCCCGGCGGACTTTCCTTCCATCTTCAAGCCCATAGTGAAACATAGCTGGCAGGTGCACAAGGTGGACCAGCTGGCCAAGTACCTGCCCAAAGCGTACAAGCTGATGCGTACGGGCAGGCCGGGTCCCTGCCACCTGGATGTCCCCTACGACATATACGTGTGTAAGGCCGAGGTGACGATCCCCGAGCCCGAAGAGTGGTCCACGCCGGTGGACGGGAGGACCCCCGGTTCTCCGGAAGCGGTGCGGAAGGCCCTGGGCATCCTGCTCGAGGCCCGCAGGCCCTTGATCCTGGCGGGGGGCGGGGTCATGGCAGCCCGCGCCACCGGCGAACTGCGTCAGGTGGCCGAACACCTTAACATCCCCGTGTACGCCAGCCTGATGGGTAAGGGTGTCCTGCCCGAGGATCACCCTCTGTACCTGGGGGTGACGGGGTGCTGGGGTTACTACCCCGCCGTGGAGGCCACCCGCAACGCGGACGTAATCCTGGCCCTCGGCTGTCGTTTCTCCGACCTGCACACGGCTTCCTGGCTCCCCGGTTATGCCTACAACATCCCGCCCACCCGGCTTATCCAGGTAGACATAGACGTTGCCGAGATAGGGCGGAATTACCCGGTGGAGCTGGGCATCGTCGCGGACGTGCGCGCCTTCCTGCAGCAGTTGCTGGAGGTGGTCCGACAGAGGACCGAGCCCCGCGGGGACTACCCGTGGCTGGACGAAATCCGGGCCTTCAAGGGAGAGTGGGACGCGTTCATGCGTCCGGCCCTGGAATCCTCCGCCTACCCCATCGACCCGCGGCGCGTGCTGGGCGACATGAGGCGCATTGCCCCCGAAGACACGATCCTGGTCGTGGACGTGGGGAACAACCAGGCCTGGTGCGAACAGTACTGGCAGACACCGCGACCATACACGCACATCAGCCCAGGTGGCTTCGCCGCCATGGGGTTCGGCGTGTGCGGGGTGCTGGGTGCCAAACTGGCCCGGCCCGATTCCCCGTGCGTGTGCGTGTGCTCGGACGGTGGCTTCATAATGACCCCCCACGCGGTGGCCACCGCAGTGGAGTACGACCTGCCGGCGGTGTGGGTGGTGCTCAACAACTACAGCATCGGGTGCATTCGCGATCTGCAGCGGTTCTACCTGGATGGCCGGGAGATCGGCACCAGCTTCCGGAAGGTATCCACGGGAGAGCTGTGGAACCCCGACTTCGCCCGCATGGCTGAGGCCATGGGCGGCCAGGGCATCAGGGTGGAGAAGGCGTCCGACTTCGGGCCCGCGTTCGAGCACGCCCTCAAGTCCAACCGTCCCACTGTGTTGGACGTGATCATCGACCGCGACCTGCCCGTACCTCTGATCGCCACATGGCAGATGCCGCCCATCCCGGCCGCGGAGCCCACATTCGGCAAGAGGAAGATCAGGTAG
- a CDS encoding sigma 54-interacting transcriptional regulator, protein MLTFPISGIPEDRLRSAWEEFVRTGRVDRQVVRPVIADSWARCRQHGLDPWRVERVAITGRELDGRLARRRAMIEAARPFMRSLHELVAGSGFVVCLCDEEGYLLELVGDADAEGEAEKIWLVPGVRWSEAVMGTSGIGVSLVTGSPIQVCGAEHYWVGCHSWTCSSAAVHDPDGRLIGVLTMSGDYRRVHPHTLGMVVAAAQAIENQLRAASASDRLLVAHRYLLATIESMSEGLVSVDTAGRVTLINSVAGRLLGMQAGEAVGRPLDQFLFRQLGLAAILESGREVVDRETNLELGTGRLHATVTAKPVMGDGCTVIGAMAILREMRSVRRLVHRMAGAQAVFTFDDIIGESPGFRRAVDLARAAAESSSTVLLQGESGTGKEMFAHAIHNAGRRRDGAFVAINCAAIPRELVGSELFGYAEGAFTGARREGSPGKFELADGGTIFLDEIGEMPLDMQAVLLRVLQDRQVVRIGGHRVTPVDVRVIASTNKNLSEAVARGSFRRDLYFRLNVFPIVIPPLRERKEDIPLLARHFLYKLNTKLGKSVQDVGNRALELLLAHDWPGNVRELENVIECAINVAQTGVLEPEHLMAGLRRGLRVAEGHITRPSVKRLADAERLAIAEALEQSTGNVAAAARRLGIARSSLYRKMRQYGIVVRRTWAGGTDTFLV, encoded by the coding sequence ATGCTGACGTTCCCCATCTCGGGCATACCCGAGGACAGGTTGCGTTCGGCCTGGGAGGAATTCGTGCGCACCGGCCGGGTTGACCGGCAGGTGGTGCGTCCGGTGATAGCCGACTCGTGGGCGAGGTGCAGGCAGCACGGCCTGGATCCCTGGCGGGTCGAGCGGGTGGCGATCACCGGGCGCGAGCTCGATGGGCGTCTCGCCAGGAGGCGAGCCATGATCGAGGCGGCCAGGCCGTTCATGCGCAGCCTGCACGAGCTCGTGGCGGGCTCGGGATTCGTTGTTTGCCTCTGTGATGAGGAGGGCTACCTGCTCGAGCTGGTGGGCGACGCAGATGCGGAGGGAGAAGCAGAAAAGATCTGGCTGGTGCCCGGGGTCAGGTGGTCTGAGGCGGTAATGGGCACCAGCGGCATAGGTGTCAGCCTGGTGACAGGCAGTCCCATCCAGGTGTGCGGGGCGGAGCATTACTGGGTGGGATGCCATTCCTGGACCTGTTCCAGTGCAGCCGTCCACGACCCCGATGGGAGGCTGATCGGGGTCCTTACCATGTCCGGAGACTACAGGCGCGTTCATCCCCACACTCTGGGCATGGTGGTGGCGGCCGCCCAGGCCATCGAGAATCAGCTAAGGGCGGCGTCTGCCTCAGACCGGCTGCTGGTAGCCCATCGCTACCTGCTGGCTACGATCGAGTCCATGTCCGAGGGACTGGTTTCGGTGGATACGGCCGGCCGGGTTACCCTCATCAACAGCGTGGCTGGTCGTTTGCTCGGGATGCAGGCGGGGGAAGCGGTAGGACGTCCCCTCGACCAGTTTCTGTTCCGGCAGTTGGGGTTGGCTGCCATCCTGGAAAGTGGCCGCGAAGTCGTGGACCGGGAAACCAACCTGGAACTGGGTACAGGTCGCCTCCACGCCACGGTGACGGCCAAGCCGGTGATGGGCGACGGCTGCACGGTCATAGGCGCCATGGCCATCCTGAGGGAGATGCGTAGCGTGCGCAGATTGGTCCATCGCATGGCCGGAGCCCAGGCCGTTTTCACCTTTGACGACATCATCGGGGAGAGTCCCGGCTTCCGGCGGGCGGTGGATCTGGCGCGCGCGGCGGCGGAGAGCTCTTCTACCGTTCTGCTGCAGGGGGAAAGCGGTACCGGCAAGGAGATGTTCGCTCACGCCATCCACAATGCGGGCAGGAGGCGCGACGGGGCATTCGTGGCCATCAACTGCGCTGCCATCCCTCGGGAACTGGTGGGAAGCGAGCTTTTCGGGTACGCGGAGGGTGCTTTCACCGGAGCGCGCAGGGAAGGGTCCCCGGGGAAGTTCGAGCTCGCCGATGGGGGCACTATCTTCCTCGACGAGATCGGAGAGATGCCGCTCGACATGCAGGCGGTGCTCTTACGGGTGCTCCAAGACCGGCAGGTGGTGCGCATAGGGGGGCATCGGGTGACGCCGGTGGATGTGAGGGTGATCGCCTCCACCAACAAGAACCTGTCCGAGGCGGTGGCCCGGGGCAGCTTCCGACGCGATCTGTACTTCCGGTTGAACGTTTTCCCCATTGTCATTCCCCCTCTGCGGGAGCGAAAAGAGGACATACCCCTGCTGGCCCGTCACTTCCTGTACAAACTGAATACCAAGCTGGGCAAGTCCGTGCAGGACGTTGGCAACCGGGCGCTGGAGCTATTGCTGGCGCACGACTGGCCGGGTAACGTGCGCGAACTGGAGAACGTGATAGAGTGCGCCATCAACGTCGCCCAGACCGGCGTCCTCGAGCCGGAGCACCTGATGGCCGGCCTGCGGCGCGGGCTCCGCGTGGCCGAGGGCCACATTACCCGGCCATCGGTGAAGCGTCTGGCCGACGCAGAGCGGCTCGCCATTGCCGAGGCTCTGGAGCAGAGCACGGGGAATGTGGCGGCAGCTGCCAGGCGGCTGGGCATCGCGCGCAGTTCTCTGTACCGGAAGATGCGGCAATACGGTATTGTCGTGCGCCGGACGTGGGCCGGTGGGACCGACACCTTCCTTGTGTAG
- a CDS encoding succinate CoA transferase: MHELNMEVGAGLRDRVRDPLLRGRLMTADEAAEVVPDEAVVGVSGFARAGSPKEVPLALARQAREGRRLRLSIWSGGSVGGEVDEELASAGAMVRRLPYQSLANLRQLINRGEIAYVDQHLGGCPEMVRAGHLGKVDVALVEACAIREDGGIVPTSSVGNSALYVAAAEKVIVELNLWHPPEMEGLHDIWSYSLPPGRDPLPLVEPLQRIGAPAIGVDPDRIAAIVVTCRPDHPYSFEVPDDASRKIGGQLVEFLRGEVQAGRLPPALLPLQTGVGNVGNAVLNALEEWDRPGLAFFSEVLQDGVLDLIDAGVARGASGTSLALSSAGQERLYRNLHRYRHFLVLRPQEVSNSAEAIRRLGVIAINTAVEVDIYAHVNSSHVFGSQMLNGIGGSGDFSRNAYLSIFVSPSTARGGKISCIVPMVSHVDHTEHEVHVLITEQGVADLRGLSPRERAQRIIAHCAHPAYRPLLEDYFARACRQGGHSPHMLGEALSWHQRYLETGTMLP; this comes from the coding sequence CGGGCGGGTAGCCCCAAGGAAGTTCCCCTCGCCCTCGCCCGCCAGGCTCGGGAAGGACGTCGCCTCCGGCTCAGCATCTGGTCTGGTGGTTCGGTGGGCGGTGAGGTCGACGAGGAACTCGCGAGTGCGGGTGCGATGGTTCGCCGGCTACCGTACCAGTCCCTCGCCAACCTGCGTCAACTCATCAACCGGGGCGAGATTGCCTACGTGGACCAGCATCTGGGCGGGTGCCCGGAGATGGTCAGGGCCGGCCACCTGGGAAAGGTCGATGTGGCGCTGGTGGAAGCATGCGCCATCCGGGAGGACGGAGGGATCGTGCCCACCTCGTCGGTGGGGAACAGCGCCCTCTACGTCGCTGCCGCCGAGAAGGTCATAGTGGAACTCAACCTATGGCATCCGCCCGAAATGGAGGGGCTGCACGATATCTGGAGTTATTCCCTGCCCCCCGGTCGGGATCCCCTTCCTCTGGTGGAACCCCTGCAGCGCATCGGCGCTCCGGCCATCGGGGTGGACCCGGACCGCATCGCCGCCATCGTGGTGACGTGCCGACCGGATCACCCTTATAGTTTCGAGGTTCCCGACGACGCGTCGCGCAAGATAGGCGGACAGCTTGTGGAGTTCCTGCGTGGCGAGGTGCAAGCGGGCAGGCTACCGCCCGCCCTGCTACCTTTGCAGACGGGGGTCGGGAATGTGGGCAATGCCGTCCTGAACGCCCTGGAAGAGTGGGACCGGCCCGGTCTGGCCTTCTTTTCTGAGGTTCTGCAGGACGGCGTCCTCGACCTCATTGATGCCGGCGTCGCCCGCGGTGCCTCCGGCACTTCGCTGGCCCTTTCGTCGGCGGGTCAGGAGCGCCTGTACCGGAACCTGCACCGGTACCGGCATTTCCTGGTGCTCCGACCGCAGGAGGTTTCCAACAGCGCCGAGGCCATCCGCCGGCTTGGCGTGATCGCCATCAACACGGCGGTGGAGGTGGATATTTACGCACACGTGAACTCGAGCCACGTCTTCGGCTCACAGATGCTGAACGGGATCGGCGGCTCGGGCGACTTCTCGCGGAACGCCTATCTTTCGATTTTCGTAAGTCCCTCGACCGCGCGGGGCGGGAAGATCTCGTGCATCGTCCCCATGGTGTCGCATGTGGACCACACCGAGCACGAGGTGCACGTGCTCATCACCGAGCAGGGCGTGGCCGACCTGCGGGGCCTGAGCCCCCGCGAGAGGGCGCAAAGGATCATCGCGCATTGTGCCCATCCTGCCTACCGCCCACTGCTGGAGGATTACTTCGCCCGGGCCTGTCGGCAGGGCGGACACTCACCGCACATGCTCGGTGAGGCGCTATCCTGGCATCAGCGCTACCTCGAAACTGGTACCATGCTCCCGTGA